The following is a genomic window from Citrifermentans bemidjiense Bem.
GCCCGCATTGTGATGGCATCTGGAATAGCTTTAATCGCTGCTGCTTGCCTTATCTGCACACATATCACCTCCAGCTGGATTATTGAACAACTGGTGCTGGCCCAAGTTTTACAGGCCGTCGGGCAGGCCATGGCCGTGGTTTGCCTGTTGTTCCTGACGACCAGCGTTGTGCAACCGATGGAAGGTCCATATGTGGCCGGCACCATCAATACCCTGCGCGCCTTCGGAGTAATTTTCGGTGGTGCTGTGATCGGTCATTTCTTCCGTCTGCGTCAGCATTTTCATTCGGAGATGCTGGTGGACCGCATCGGCCTGATTTCCGCGAGTATTCCGCTATCCCAAGACAACCTTGCCGCATTAACCGACAGTGCTCGTCAGCAGGCTTTTGTTTTGGCCAATGCTGACAGCTATCGGATGCTCGCCGCGCTGGCGGTGCTGCTCATACCTTTCGTATTAAGAATGGATTACATAGCGGCTCCGGCCAGGCAAACCTCAGCACCTATCACAAAGAAAGGATAAGACAATGGCATTTCCAAAAACAGCAATGATCATCTCCGGCCTCGTTTTAGTGTCCGTAGTCGGAGCGGGTATTTACCTTCTCAATCGTCACCAATCCGATGCGGGTATGCAATCAACCGATGATGCATATGTGCGGGCGGATTTTACCTTGGTAGCCCCGCGGGTAAACGGGCAGATAGCTCGTGTTCTTGTGGATGATAATGAAACCGTAAAGGCTGGTCAGCTGCTGGCTGTAATCGACGACCACGATCTTAAGGTTGCCGTACAGAGCGCACAAGCGGAGGCAGGAGCAGCGCAGGCCGCCATTGAAAGCCTGAAGGCAACCATCAAGCGAAATGCGTCAACCATTCAGCAGGCTCAGGCTGCCGTAAGGTCGGATGAAGCTTCGATCGCCCTCGCTAAGGCCAATGCCGAGCGTTATCGGAATTTGTCAACTGATGGTTCAGGAACTCGCCAGGAAGCTCAGAATGCGGATACCCAATTACAGGTGCACCTGGCAGCGCTCGACCGCGACAAGGCAGGGGTAGAAGCAGCCCGACAGCAAACCTCGATACTTGAAGCCGATCTGAAAAAAGCGGAAAGCTCACTGGAGCGTGCGAAGGCCGTACAGGCTGCCGCCGAGCTCAACCTTTCCTATACCAAGATCGTCGCTCCCATAGACGGGACCATAGCACGCCGTTCCGTGCGCCAGGGCGCATTCGTCACCACCGGTATGCCTTTGCTGGCAGTGGTGCCGCTGGATAAGGTGTATATCGAAGCCAACTTCCGCGAAACACAACTTGCCCGCATTCGCCCGGGACAATCCGTTACAATCCGTGTTGATACCCTGCCTGGCGTGGTGCTGTCGGGCAGCGTCGCAAGTTTATCGCCGGCAAGCGGTGCTTCATTTGCCCCTGTAGCTCCGCAGAACGCAACTGGCAATTTCACCAAAATTATTCAGCGCTTGCCGGTTCGCATAAGTATTACCCCCGGACAAGTCGCCAGCGGGCAGTTACGAGTTGGCATGTCCGTACAGCCAACGATTGAGATCTGTGAAGGCAAGGGGAGCGTTTAAAGACAGCCCAAGGCGGGTGAGGAAGGATAAACAACCAAAGAATATTGGGGAATGCCTCCAATAGACTGTAGAAAATCACTAAGAAGGAGAACATTATGGCAAGACTACTCTACGTTACCTGCAACCTTAAACCTCTGGAGATTTCCCGGAGCCTCTCGGTCGGGAACGAATTCCTGCATGAATACCTCAAACAAAATCCTGACGACGAGGTGCATTTTCTCGACCTTTACCGCGACCACATCCAGCGGATCGATGCCGATGTTCTCTCCGGCTGGGGGAAACTGCGGAGTGGCGCGAGCCTTGCGACCCTCTCCGACGACGAGCAGCGCAAAGTCAGCCGCATCTGGAAGCACGCAGACCAATTCATCGCAGCGGACAAGTACGTGTTCGTGACACCGATGTACAATCTCGGCTTTCCGGCGGAATTCAAGATGTATATAGATGCGGTATGCGTGGTCGGCAAAACTTTCACATACACCCCTGCCGGCGCTGTCGGTCTTTTGAAAAACCAGGGCAGAAAGTGTCTCCATATTCACTCGAATGGCGGCTTCCATTACGGCAAGGAAGAGGACCACTCCGTCCCTTATCTCAAATCAATTATGGGCTTCATGGGGATCGAAGACTTTGAATCGGTCGTCTTGGAGGGGGTCGACGCCATGCCGGACTTGGCAGAAGAATTCAAACAAGCAGCCGTAATAAAGGCCCATCTAGCCGCGCAGAGCTTTTAAGGGATGAAAGGGGTCGTATTGCTAACCTTGTTCGCCTGGGTCTGCGTCTGTCTGATAGCCTTTTTCCATAAGAGAGAACGGTGAGGAGCTGGCAGAGCCCAGATAGGCACCGCCGACCGGCCTCGGTCCTGGGGCCCGGGCATAGGCGAACCGGGGGGGGCGCAGAAGTCGCGGCGCCCCCCCTCCCCTGCTGTCACTTGCCGGGTCTCCGCTATTCCGGAGTCCAGAAGCGTCCCTCCTTGCCGAGCTTTTTCAACGACAGCAACAACTCGGATGCGTACTCATTAACTCTTGACACATAGTCCGGCTGCAGACGATTCCTGCAGAGGTTCCCGCCGAAAACCGACGCCCAATCGGATAAAGGCATGACGGACTCAGCCGAGGCGGAATCATAATGGGACCAGTTCCTCACGTGCTCTTCCGACCGGAAGAGATTCATGCGGCTTCAAGCCGAGCCCCATGTCACTTCTCCCGTCAACGCCTTCGAGAACGGGATATTCATGTGCCCTGCTACCATTGGCGGATTGACCTCCAGTATCTCGTTGTCACGCATCCTGATGGTGATCGGTTCCCCGCAGTCAAGGCAATTGGTGTCGATACGGATCTCGGTATTGGGAAATAGCCAGCGCACGGCCAGCACTTCGAGGCCTCACTGGCCGTACCACTTCTGCTGTCCCTCGACCGTCACACGGTATTGGGTCGGTACATTGGAAAAAGGCGCCCAGGACTCGACCAGATCCGTGTCTTTGACGAACCAGCAGCCTATGACGGACTCGGCCGCCTTGTGCTGTGCCTGCCTCGCTTCTTCGGGCGACACCCTGAGAGTTCCCGCGAGTTCGGTGTAGTGCGGTGCCCGCCCCGTCTTCTTGAAATGCTCCACGACAGCAGTGTAAGCTCGCTGCACTAATGTGTCTTGCATACGCTCCTCCCTTTCAACGTGGAAATGCTCAGTAGGAGTCTACCTGCCTTTCTTTGAATTGGAAACTACTCACAAACAAAAGATCAACTTCCAGCCAGACGCTGACACAAATCTTGTCGTTCTGACATAGCCACACCCTTATGAGCAAAAACTGTCGATGTCTCTTACAAAGTATTGAAAGAACGTCGATTTACTTAACATCATGCCGCGGTCTGCGCTTACCCTAACACAGACATTTAAGGTGTTTAAGTGCTTGGCTCTATATTTGCTGCCTACCCACTTTTTGTCAAATCCAAAGGAACAGGGAGGAAGGCTATGAAGGCTACCAGCAAGATCATCGTCAAATTGTGTCTGTCTGTAGCGCTTTTAGCTGTCGCAGTTCCGGCAGGGGCCGTCCAGATCAACTTTACGGGCGGGACAGTGGTATTGGCCGATAGCTCGACCGGCACCACCAACAACAGCTTGAACTTCAGCAACGTGGCCTATTACGACGAGGGGGGATTCAGACTGAGGTTCATAGACCAATCGGCTACCTCCTTCAGCTCCTACATCGGTGACTACTATAACGCCAGCAACGACGTCATACATGGTCACTGGGCCACCGGCGATTACGGCACCCTCACGAAGATCCTGGTAACGAAACTCGACGGTTCAGCTTTCGATTTGAATTACTTCGTACTCACGAGCAATACCGAGGTCGGCGGGTCTTTGGCGACAGGCAACGAGCAGGCCTACATCCACGCCTCTACCGACGGGGTCTCCAGCAACTACTTCGAAACGCTCCCCGCGGAAAATTGGGGCTTCCCCGCTACCCAGGTCTTCCTCGGCTCGCAGTTCGACGACATCAAGGCGTTCTGGTTCACCTCCGGGCCTCGTGTGGACTGCTTCGGCATGGACAACTTCTATATCGATGAAGAAGCTCCGCCTGCCGTGCCCGAGCCGTCCACCATACTTCTGCTAGGCGCAGGGCTCGCGGGTCTGGCTGTGTGGCGCAAGCGCAAGGCAGCATAAGATCTAACCGGCATTCCATAGAAAGAAAGGGCCGCGGCATTACGCCACGGCCCTTTTCATTTCAGATCTCGATCCTGAACTCTGCACCGTCGTTGACATTCCGAGCGGTTAAACGCCCCCCCATTTTTGTCTCGATGATCGTTTTGGACATGAACAGACCGACCCCGGATCCCTTCCCCTGGGCTTTGGTTGTAAAAAAGGGGTCAAATATTTTACCGATGATTCCTTCCTCGATGCCTCCGGCTGTGTCGGTAATCGTTACTACTACCCTGCCATTTTCTGTCCATGAACGCACGGCAACCCGGGCATTGAGCGTCCGTCTCTCAAAAATGGTATCCCTGGCGTTCAACAGTATGTTCAAGATCACCTGACCAAATTCGTTTGAATACCCGTCAACTTGAGGTTGACCAGTTGAACTGACATCTATGGCAATTTGCTGTTCCTTGAAACTTTCTTCTATGAAAGAAACTGCTTTCGCTATAATCTGTTCCACATTGAACAATGACTTCTGTGTGTCGGGAGCAGAGAAAACACGGAAATCATCGATAGTCTTGGACAATTGAAAGATGATTTTCAGGGCTTCGCCGACGTTGGCATCAAGGAATTCATGGTCCAATTCCTTGACCATTTCCAGTTCCTGAAGCTTCAGTGCGACGACGTTGAGCGGTTGGCGCCAGTGATGGGCAATGTTGCTCAGCATCTCACCCATCGCCGCCACTCGGCTCTGCTGAGTCAGCATCTGGTCCTTTTCCCGGAGTTCTTCCATCGCCCGGATCCGTTCCGCCGTTTGAGTCTCCAAATCGTGATAGGTTTTCGACAGTTCCACGTTTTGCGCGGCAAGTTCCGAACGATTTATTTCCAGTTCCCTGGTCCGCCCGGCGACCCGTTTTTCCAACTCTTCATTTGTTTTTAATAAGACCGCTTCGGCCTCCTTAAGACGGGTCAGAGCGTCTTGAAGCTCCCCGACCTTCTCCTCGAGCTTCGCCGTTACGATTTCGTCATACTTTTTGAGGAAGTGCTTTTCCTCTTCCACGGGCTCAACGTACTGGCTTGCTTTTTTCCCTGCCGATAGTTTCTCCAGGACGGCAGCAATGAGGTTCCACAACTCTTCCGGCTCCTTCGGCTTAACGATAAAAGTCTCGGCACCGAGCGAGAGGGCCAGTTCCTCTTCCTTGTAGCCGGTATAGACGGCGGAGTAGAAGATAAACGGGATGTCTTTGAGTTCCGGTTCCATCTTGATCAGACGCAGGAACTGAAATCCATCCATCCGCGGCATCAAGGCGTCCGAGATGATCAGGTCCGGCTTGTTGATCTGAGCCGTCTCATAGGCCTCCTCGCCGTTGCTGGCTTCCCAGATGGTCTCAAAACCGTGGTGCTCCAGGGTTAAGCGCAACAGTTTTCGATCATTACTGTTGTCGTCAACGACGAGCAATTTCATTGTCAGACTCCATTCATTTAGTGGCGCGGGAAATTCCCACAGCCTTCTCGATCTGCTCGACGATGGTAATCGGATCGATGGGCTTTTCGAAATAGCCGTCGCAGCCGGCCGCCAAGGTCTTCTCCCGATCGCCCGTCATGGCGTTGGAAGTGATGGCCACGATCGGGGCCGCCTTGTCAGGCGACGCTTTGCGGATTCGGCGCGTAACCTCATACCCGTCGAAATCCGGGAGGTTGATGTCGACGATGATGAGATCGAAGCTCGATTCCAAGGCAACACTTACCCCCGCGGCTCCTGTTTCGGCGGAGGTCACCTTGTAGCCTGCCCGTTCCAGAGCGAACCTGATCAAGCCAAGGTTGTCCCGATTGTCTTCGATAACCAGTACCTGCTTCATAACTTCATACTCCCTGATGTTCCAGTCCACCCGATAAAAGGCTGCCAGCCTTAGACGATCAGGACACGCGTTCCTTCGCCTCTGCATCGGCGCCGACCGTGACCGGAATCCGGATGGTAAAGGTCGAACCTTGTCCGACGGCGCTGACAAAAGTTATCGTCCCCCCCAGCACCTCCCTCACCAGCTTGTTGGTAAGGTAGAGGCCAAGCCCGGTTCCGGAAACCGTTCCCCTGAGCGAAGAGTCAAGCCGTCGGAAGGGCTGAAACACCAGCTTGGCATCCTGCTCGCTGATGCCTATCCCGGAGTCGGCCACGGAGATTTCGGCCCAGGTCCCATCGAAATTTACTGCGAGCTGAATCGATCCTTCTACCGTGTACTTCATGGCATTACTGAGCAGGTTCAACACAGCCTGCAGCAGCCGGCGCCGGTCGGCCAGCAGTTGCAGGTGGATATTGGTGACGGGAAAGGCCAACCCCTTACCCCTGATTTCGGGCTCCAGCTGCTGGGCCGCCTCCTGCACCAGATCGAAGAGGTCGAACTCCTCATTATGTACCTCGATTTGACCCGCTTCGATCTTGGAAACGTCGATGACGTCGTTTATCAGGGAAAGGAGGTGCTTGCCGGCGCGCAGTACGATGGCCAGATTCTCCTTCTGGGTCGGCTGCAGAGGTCCGAGCCACTCATTGAGGATGATGCTCGAATACCCTATCACCGAATTCAGCGGGGTGCGCAGCTCGTGGCTCATGGACGCGATGAACATCGACTTCAGGCGGTCGACTTCCTTGAGCTTCTCGTTGGCGGCTGCGAGCTGGGCGCTCTTCTCGTTCAGTTCCTGGGTCCGCTCCGCTACGCGGGTCTCAAGATTGAGGTTCAGGGCGGTCAGTTCTTCCTCTAAACGTTTGCGGTCGGAGATGTCGATCCCTATCCCTATCAAACAGGTCTTGCCATCGATCTCGGTTCTCAAACCGGTGAAGAAGTATGGGGCGCTGCTGCCGTCTTTGGCCACGAACCCGGCCTCCACATTCGACGCCCCTTTGACGAAGACCTCTTGTATCCTGCTCTGGAGCAGCGCCTTATCCTTTTCTACGAAAAAGTCCAGCGGCTGCAGACGCAAGATCTCTTCCGGCGCATAACCGGTAACCCGCTCGAAGTTTTTGTTCCACCTGAGGAAGTTCATCTCCTGGTCGTATAGATAGACGACACCGGGAAGGCTGTCGATAAGAGCTTCCGAGAAGGCGTGCTCGCGTTTAATCTCGGCCTCGGCATGTTTGCGATCGGTGATATCCTCGACGCTGGACCAGATGAAACGGGCTTTGTTACGTTCAATGATGCGACCATGGAGCCGGACCGGGACCAAGCGGCCGTCCCTGCGGCAGTACTCCTTCTCGTACGGACCATAAAAGCCCACCGTTTCGAGCCGTTCAAGTCGCATTCTTTCCTGGTCCTCGTATTTCTCAGGAGTTATCTCCCAATAGCTAAGTCCCAGCGTCTCTGCGACTGTTCTCCCCAAAATGTCGGCATAAGCAGTGTTCACGTCCACGAGCACACCGTCCATGCTGCATAGGGCAAGGCCGATAGGAGAGAGTTCGAACAAGGTACGGTTATAATTTTCGATCTCCTTCAGCGCCGCCGTCCGCTCTTGAACCGCATTGCGGAGGCGCCGTTGCCGATCGTAAATCTGGAAGACAATGAAAGCGAGACAGGACGCAGTAAAAAAGGTCCCCAGCCTGAAGATCAGGAGATCTCTGCGGACGGGAGCCTCCCATCCGCCTTTTGGAACGGCTGCAAGTTCCCAGTAGCCTTCAGGAAGCCCGATGTGCAGCATGACCGGCGACTTGGCGAATATCCCGGCGTCACCGTAAAAAACCTTCCCGGCTCGATCCCGCACCGTCATGTCAAGGCGATCTTGACGATCCAGTCCCGCCTCTGCGAGAACTGACGGGATATCGATGACCAAGGTCGCGAACCCCCAGAACTCCCCCTTGGCGAAGACCGCTTTGCGCGCCACCACTCCGAGGCCTCCTTGACGCAATTCATAGGGGTTGCTCAGAGTGGTGCCCCGGCTGTTCAAAGTCCTTAAGGCATCTTCCCGCGTTAGTGGAGCGAGAAACAGATCAAGTTCCATCGCCCGCTCGTTTCCTTTGACCGGGTAAAGGTAACGGATGACGCCTTCCCTGGTTATGGCAAAAAGGCGAACGTCCTTGGCCCCCGCATGGAGCCCAGCGGCATAAACGTCGAACCGTCTCCCGAAATCCGACTCAGAAGTATTCGCCTCGGTAAAGGCATAAAGCCCTTCCAGGAGTGCGACCCTCCTGGTGATGCCGGCCGACAACGCATATCCCTTGGTGCCGAGGAGGATTGCGGCAGATCCGCGTTCTTTGCCGGCCAGATATCCCTCATATATCCGGTTAGCGACAAGGCAACCTATCACGGCCAGGACCAGCAGGAAGAGCAGTGCCGTCAATGACTGCCGCAAGGAGGAATACACTGTCCGCCCGCGCCTTCCGGGTATTTCCGGATCCGTATGTTGTCCTGAGGTGAGATCCATCTTGGTCTTCTCCTTCAGGCAGCGGGTTTGCTGTCAATCTCGATCCTGAACTCTGCACCGTCAACTATGTCACGAAAGGTGAACCTCCCGTTCATCCGTTTCTCGATTATCTTTCGCGCCAAGGACAGCCCGAGCCCGGTCCCCTTCTCCGGGGGTTTAGTCGTGAAATAGGCATCAAAGATCTTGTCCCTAATCTCTTCGGGTATTCCGCCCGCATTGTCCGAGATAGTGAGGACCGTCTTGCCGTCCTCAGAAAAGGTCCTGATCGTGATGGCACGGTTCGCTATCTCCTCGCGGGCCAGAAAGGCGTCCCGCGAGTTTACCAGAAGGCTGAGCAGCACTTGGCAGCACTCTCCGATGTAGCCGTAGATATCAGGATCCCCCGATTGGTCTGCATGAACCGTGATCTGCTGGGTTTTTAGGACACCTTCTATAAGGGCGAGCGTTTTCCTTATCATCTCCCCGGCCTTAAAGACCTCTTTTTCCTTGCTCGGCTTGAAGAAATCCCTGAAATCGTCGATAGTTGCGGACATGTGCATAACAAGTTGCCTCGCCTTATCCATCTGCGCTTTCAGGTATTCCTCCGTGAATTCGCCACCCCCGTACACCATCGGCATTTCCTGAACGATTAAGCCCATGATGTTAAGAGGCTGACGCCACTGATGCGCTATGTAGCCGATCATCTCCCCCATTGCCGCCAGACGGCTCTGATGTATCAGCAGGTTCACGCTCTCGATGCGCTCCTCGGTCTCCCTTTGTAAGGTCTCAAGGGCTTGGCGCAACTCGGCCGTCCGTTCCTTCACCCGTTTATCCAGTTCGTCGCGGACCTTTTCCAGTTCCCGCTGGATCCTTTTCTGCTCGGTGATGTCAAGGAAAGCCCCGATTGCGCCACGGGCCTTGCCTGCGCCATCGAAAAGCGGCACTGCATTGCCAATAACCTCACAAGATGTTCCGTCGTTGAAGACAAGGGTAAGCTCGTAATCATGTACTTCCTGCCCCCTCGCAGCCATCTGGACGGGAAGTTCCTCCGGGGAGAGCTCTCTGCCGTCCTTGAACCCATGGAAACTGTTTGCGAACTCGCCCTCGGGGGCAGACGCCGATACGCTTTTCCCCTCTGGTACGCGTAGCATTTCACGAGACTTGCGACTTCCCGACATATCCCGGCATTCGGGGTCGTGTGCTATGAAGGTGATGGCTGGCACGGTATCCATTAATACTGCTAACTCGTTTGCTCGAGCACGCGCTTCGTTCTCGCTGTGTCGGAGTTGCTCCTCAAACCTTCTTTGGGAAGTGACGTCATAGTTGACCCCATGCATCCGAATTGGCTTTCCCTTTCGACTGCGTGATAACCGCGCTCGTGCGGCGAGCCAACGGATTTCGCCATCCGGACGGACGATGCGGAATTCATGGGAAAAATTGTCTCCGTGATCCAGCACCTCACTAAGGAGGCGTTTGAATTCCTCGCGGTCATCGGGATGTACCCTCTCAAAGAAAGCATCAACCGGCTCCAGGCCTCCTCCCTTGGTGTCGCCCAGCAGATCGTATTCCTGGTCGCTCAACTCGCATTGATTCGACGTCACATCCAAAGTCCACATACCCATCTTGGCGCCCTCCAGTGCCAGGCGCAGACGTATCTCGCTTTCCTCCAGTCTTTCAGCCGCCAGCGTTCTTTCCTTGGCGATTTTTATCTGCGCTTCTGCGGTTTCAGCGCGACGCATCTTGTAGGCGGCATACGAGATGATGCACCCTTCCAGCACGAAGACGGCGACGTAGAGTTGCTCCTCGAAGTCTCGTATAGCAAAATTCGAGCGCGGCTCGATTGAGAAGTATGCCGCCGAAAGTGCCGACAGAAGCGTCGCCGTCAGTCCCCCTTCCAGCCCGAGGTAAATCGCCGACACGGCAACTGCAGGATAATAAATCAGTAAAGGGTGACGTAGGCCCAAGGGCTGCAGCAGCTTCACTCCCACTACCGTGGCCAAGAAAACCAGCAGTGCGCTGGTAACCATGCGCAAAAGTCTGCTTGTTATTGTGAGTTTTTCCATAAGAGCTACCTTTTTGGCTTCACCGCTGCACGCTATCACGCATGGCTGCTAGAAGGGATATTCTAACTCTCCAGGAATATTTAGGCAATTTAGGCAAGCGGAAGCCTGGCGTCGGACTTCTTTACGACCGTGTCGGATTAGCTTGCATATCGTGCCGCAATTTCAGCCTCATTTACCTCTGTTTTTCGGTGCTTTATCTAATTCCGCGGCGGTTGTCGCGTACTTACAAAACAGCGTTCCATCGGGCACAAACATTGCTCTACTGAACTTCTGTGTACTTTGGGGCGGCGATTCAGTAACCAAAAAAAAGGGGGGGGGTACTATGACAGTCAAATCATTAGTGTTCTTGACGGTTTTGTCGTTTCTGGTTGGTCTGCCTGTTCATGCACGGGCTGTCCTCATCAACTTTGACGATGTGGCAGCCGGCACGGTGATCAACAACCATTACTCAGGGGTGACCTTCACCAAACTTCTCAATGGGCAATACGGTGGGGATATCTATGCCAACGGGACGTTCCCAACAATGAGTGAATCAAACCCCAACGTCGTGTCGATTTTCCAATCGACCTACCCAGGCTTCGACAACAGGTTCGGTACAATCCGGGCGACATTTGCCACAGCTCAAAATTCGGTGAGTATTGATACAATCCTCACGGCCGCCCCTGAGGGATTTGGAACCACCGGGATCGGTTACATGAAAGCCTATGATGCCCTTGGACATCTTTTGGGGACCGATACCACTTCGGTTTTAAATGTTTACGAGACCTTGACTGTTGCTGCACCGAACATCTCCGACATCTTTTTTACGGTCCAGTTCATGGAATTTCCTACCTACGGCGCGTTCGATAATTTAAATTTCACCACCGGGGATACTACGCCGCCGATACCGGAACCCTCCACCATCATCCTTCTCGGTGCCGGCTTGGCAGGGCTTGCCTTAGCCAGGAGGAGAGTGCGGCAGTAACGCTTCCCGCCAAATTCCGACAGCGATTTGAGTGGCAGAAGGCTTCCAGAAATGGAAGCCTTCTTTCGTTTGCCCGCTCAAGCTCCGCTTCGTTCGCGCCGCTGACCTCTTGAACCCATATGTCCCCCCTAGGCCTTCTCGGCATAGTAGGCGGTTCTGCCCGGCAGGTTGGGAGCAACTGCTTTTCGGCAAGTACAGCGCTGTATTCAAAAGCAGTGGTGATACCGATCTGCCTGTCGGCGGTGGCAAAGGCAAACCAGCTAAGAACTCCTATTGCTGCACCTATGCAATAGGAGACCACGATTTTTGTCTCAGTAGATCCATCTTTAGCCTCCTGTCCCTTGACCGAGTACTAACTTAACACCAACAATCTACCCCGCTTACTTCGTGGCACGGTTACGCGAGGCGGGCGTACGAGCTTCGCAGTCGTGGGTATAAGCTTCGCAGTCGCGGGTACGAGCTTCGTAGTCGAGGGTACGAGCTTCGCAGTCGGGGGTACGAGCTTCGGAGTCGAAGGTACGAGCTTCGCAGTCGAAGGTACGAGCTTCGGAGTCGAAGGTACGAGCTTCGGAGTCGAAGGTACGAGCTTCGGAGTCGCGGGTACGAGCTTCGCAGTCGGGGGTACGAGCTTCGGAGTCGAAGGTACAAGCTTCGGAGTCGAAGGTACGAGCTTCGGAGTCGAAGGTACGAGCTTCGGAGTCGCGGGTACGAGTTTCGGAGTCGCGGGTACGAGTTTCGGAGTCGCGGGTACGAGTTTCGTCATGGGGGGGATAAGACTCTAACTGCTTTTCACGGCTAAAAAAAGTCAGGCTGGGCAAAAGGATAAGGAGGGAAGTACCGACGGAATCGAAGGCAAAAAGATGACTTGATGGGTGGTGGGAATCGGGGGTGCCATGGTGGCACCCCCAGGATGATGTACAGGCGGGTACTTTAGCGAGCGGTTCAGGAGATGGTCGCGCTCATGACAGCAGACCAGGGACCAGGCCCATCCTGTCCATGATGCCTCATTCGAAAGAAGGTGTTTCCAGGTTCAAGGTTGTCCATGACCATGTTCCGTGCATCCGGGAAGATCGCCTTGTGGAACCAGTCTTCCTCCAAGGAGGGGTCCTTCCTGTTCAACTGGATTTCATTGTTGAGCGCGCCGGGCATTGCCGTGGCGCTACCGATTGCCCTCCTCGGGTCCCCTGAGTTGACAACGGTAAAATCAGTCGGAGAGGTCAGGGGTAGCTTTGGCGTCCTACTGTGGGCTCTGCGCTCCTGGGAGATGGTGAATCCGGTGGTCAAAAGGGCATCGGGGTTCCGTACCGATGCTGATTCCAGCAGCGGCGCGACCTCATCTAAAAGAGTCATTATCTCCTGCATCAGCCTGTCCCGCTCGCGAATCAGGATCCGATCACCATTACTGGCCAAGCCGTACGACACCGCAATGGCGTCCACCTTCTCGAAAAGCTGCTGCCGGACCGCCACATTGCCCCCCCATACCGAGTCGGGGTAGTTCGGGTTGTCCGTCAGACAGCGCTTCACCTTCTGACAAAATGATAAGAACTTCGCTGGAGTAGTTTTTCTATAATCGCGACTAACCCTTTTAGGCATCTCCCCCTCCTTCGCTCCGGTTCTTGCTACTTGAGCCTTTAGACTGGTTAGAATTTTATAATCTGGTAAAGAGTATAGAGCGTCCGAGGTGTGTCAAGGCGCGGACATCCATTTTTTTGGATACCTGAAAGCAGGCTGGCAACTGCGCTGCAGAAGGGGTAATGCGCAGGTAGGTGCGACAAATATGGGAGGGGCGGCCATGGTCGATCCTGCGGAAAAAGAAGCTGTTCATACCCTGTTGAATGCGTACCAGCGTTCTTCAAAGCGCAAATCCCCCTTCTTCCTGATAGCCCGAATAGGTTCCGGCTACGCCGCTATGGCAGCCTTCACCATTTTGGCGCTCTTTTTTTCGGCGCT
Proteins encoded in this region:
- a CDS encoding FMN-dependent NADH-azoreductase gives rise to the protein MARLLYVTCNLKPLEISRSLSVGNEFLHEYLKQNPDDEVHFLDLYRDHIQRIDADVLSGWGKLRSGASLATLSDDEQRKVSRIWKHADQFIAADKYVFVTPMYNLGFPAEFKMYIDAVCVVGKTFTYTPAGAVGLLKNQGRKCLHIHSNGGFHYGKEEDHSVPYLKSIMGFMGIEDFESVVLEGVDAMPDLAEEFKQAAVIKAHLAAQSF
- a CDS encoding response regulator; amino-acid sequence: MKQVLVIEDNRDNLGLIRFALERAGYKVTSAETGAAGVSVALESSFDLIIVDINLPDFDGYEVTRRIRKASPDKAAPIVAITSNAMTGDREKTLAAGCDGYFEKPIDPITIVEQIEKAVGISRATK
- a CDS encoding PAS domain S-box protein, with the protein product MDLTSGQHTDPEIPGRRGRTVYSSLRQSLTALLFLLVLAVIGCLVANRIYEGYLAGKERGSAAILLGTKGYALSAGITRRVALLEGLYAFTEANTSESDFGRRFDVYAAGLHAGAKDVRLFAITREGVIRYLYPVKGNERAMELDLFLAPLTREDALRTLNSRGTTLSNPYELRQGGLGVVARKAVFAKGEFWGFATLVIDIPSVLAEAGLDRQDRLDMTVRDRAGKVFYGDAGIFAKSPVMLHIGLPEGYWELAAVPKGGWEAPVRRDLLIFRLGTFFTASCLAFIVFQIYDRQRRLRNAVQERTAALKEIENYNRTLFELSPIGLALCSMDGVLVDVNTAYADILGRTVAETLGLSYWEITPEKYEDQERMRLERLETVGFYGPYEKEYCRRDGRLVPVRLHGRIIERNKARFIWSSVEDITDRKHAEAEIKREHAFSEALIDSLPGVVYLYDQEMNFLRWNKNFERVTGYAPEEILRLQPLDFFVEKDKALLQSRIQEVFVKGASNVEAGFVAKDGSSAPYFFTGLRTEIDGKTCLIGIGIDISDRKRLEEELTALNLNLETRVAERTQELNEKSAQLAAANEKLKEVDRLKSMFIASMSHELRTPLNSVIGYSSIILNEWLGPLQPTQKENLAIVLRAGKHLLSLINDVIDVSKIEAGQIEVHNEEFDLFDLVQEAAQQLEPEIRGKGLAFPVTNIHLQLLADRRRLLQAVLNLLSNAMKYTVEGSIQLAVNFDGTWAEISVADSGIGISEQDAKLVFQPFRRLDSSLRGTVSGTGLGLYLTNKLVREVLGGTITFVSAVGQGSTFTIRIPVTVGADAEAKERVS
- a CDS encoding response regulator, yielding MKLLVVDDNSNDRKLLRLTLEHHGFETIWEASNGEEAYETAQINKPDLIISDALMPRMDGFQFLRLIKMEPELKDIPFIFYSAVYTGYKEEELALSLGAETFIVKPKEPEELWNLIAAVLEKLSAGKKASQYVEPVEEEKHFLKKYDEIVTAKLEEKVGELQDALTRLKEAEAVLLKTNEELEKRVAGRTRELEINRSELAAQNVELSKTYHDLETQTAERIRAMEELREKDQMLTQQSRVAAMGEMLSNIAHHWRQPLNVVALKLQELEMVKELDHEFLDANVGEALKIIFQLSKTIDDFRVFSAPDTQKSLFNVEQIIAKAVSFIEESFKEQQIAIDVSSTGQPQVDGYSNEFGQVILNILLNARDTIFERRTLNARVAVRSWTENGRVVVTITDTAGGIEEGIIGKIFDPFFTTKAQGKGSGVGLFMSKTIIETKMGGRLTARNVNDGAEFRIEI
- a CDS encoding HlyD family secretion protein, translating into MAFPKTAMIISGLVLVSVVGAGIYLLNRHQSDAGMQSTDDAYVRADFTLVAPRVNGQIARVLVDDNETVKAGQLLAVIDDHDLKVAVQSAQAEAGAAQAAIESLKATIKRNASTIQQAQAAVRSDEASIALAKANAERYRNLSTDGSGTRQEAQNADTQLQVHLAALDRDKAGVEAARQQTSILEADLKKAESSLERAKAVQAAAELNLSYTKIVAPIDGTIARRSVRQGAFVTTGMPLLAVVPLDKVYIEANFRETQLARIRPGQSVTIRVDTLPGVVLSGSVASLSPASGASFAPVAPQNATGNFTKIIQRLPVRISITPGQVASGQLRVGMSVQPTIEICEGKGSV
- a CDS encoding PEP-CTERM sorting domain-containing protein, giving the protein MKATSKIIVKLCLSVALLAVAVPAGAVQINFTGGTVVLADSSTGTTNNSLNFSNVAYYDEGGFRLRFIDQSATSFSSYIGDYYNASNDVIHGHWATGDYGTLTKILVTKLDGSAFDLNYFVLTSNTEVGGSLATGNEQAYIHASTDGVSSNYFETLPAENWGFPATQVFLGSQFDDIKAFWFTSGPRVDCFGMDNFYIDEEAPPAVPEPSTILLLGAGLAGLAVWRKRKAA